In Candidatus Margulisiibacteriota bacterium, the following proteins share a genomic window:
- a CDS encoding GIY-YIG nuclease family protein — MTAPYYVYIIECVNHALYTGITNDLNRRFKQHQTGRGARYTTANPAVKLLYGKRCGSKSRALKREAAIKKLTRANKLVLITEHGGDKCLTRSSKKEKGRNRGRSSTKRPGS; from the coding sequence ATGACCGCCCCTTATTACGTCTATATCATTGAATGCGTCAACCACGCTCTCTACACCGGTATCACAAACGATCTTAACCGGCGCTTTAAACAACACCAGACCGGACGCGGCGCCCGCTACACCACCGCCAATCCGGCGGTCAAACTCCTTTACGGCAAAAGATGCGGCAGTAAAAGCCGCGCTTTAAAACGGGAAGCGGCGATCAAGAAGTTGACCCGAGCGAACAAATTGGTTTTAATCACCGAGCATGGAGGTGACAAATGCCTTACAAGATCGTCAAAAAAGGAAAAGGGCCGAAACCGTGGAAGATCATCAACAAAGAGACCGGGGAGCTAG
- a CDS encoding DUF475 domain-containing protein translates to MTLFSAIIIVTGLILFEIISSIDNAIINAEVLTTMSQRARRWFLFWGILFAVFIVRGFLPWLIVWAVNPGLGPIGAMTATFSSDPAIKESIEQSAPILLAGGGIFLIFLFLHWLFLEDKHFGLPRTEKFFLSQGVWFYAIVSIVLTAVVWFSLSINNLMALGAVVGSTAFFITHGFKQNAEENEKKLLTAKFTDISKVLYLEIIDATFSIDGVLGAFAFTLSIPLILLGNGIGALVVRQLTIKGIGKIKEYVYLKNGAMYSILVLGLIMLLRAFGHEIPEYVSPVATFIIIGYFFALSLKHK, encoded by the coding sequence ATGACTTTGTTTTCCGCCATCATTATCGTCACCGGCCTGATCTTGTTCGAGATTATCTCGAGCATCGATAACGCCATCATCAACGCTGAAGTCCTCACCACCATGAGCCAGCGGGCGCGGCGCTGGTTCCTCTTCTGGGGAATCTTATTCGCCGTCTTCATCGTCCGCGGCTTCCTCCCCTGGCTGATCGTCTGGGCGGTCAATCCGGGCTTGGGACCAATTGGGGCCATGACCGCGACTTTCTCCAGCGATCCGGCGATCAAAGAGTCGATCGAACAATCGGCCCCGATCCTTTTGGCCGGCGGCGGGATCTTCCTGATCTTTTTGTTCCTCCACTGGCTTTTCCTGGAAGATAAGCACTTCGGCCTCCCCCGGACGGAAAAGTTTTTTCTTAGCCAGGGGGTCTGGTTCTACGCGATCGTTTCAATCGTTTTGACCGCGGTCGTTTGGTTCTCCTTGAGCATCAACAATTTAATGGCGCTGGGAGCGGTGGTCGGTTCGACCGCTTTTTTCATTACCCACGGCTTCAAACAGAACGCCGAAGAGAACGAGAAAAAACTTCTCACCGCCAAGTTCACCGACATCAGCAAGGTCCTTTACCTGGAGATCATCGACGCGACCTTTTCGATCGACGGCGTCCTGGGAGCGTTCGCCTTCACCCTCTCCATCCCCCTGATCTTGCTTGGCAATGGGATCGGGGCGCTGGTCGTCCGCCAACTGACGATCAAAGGGATCGGCAAGATCAAAGAGTACGTTTACCTGAAGAACGGCGCGATGTATTCGATCCTGGTCCTGGGGTTGATCATGCTCCTGCGGGCCTTCGGCCACGAAATTCCGGAGTATGTCTCTCCCGTCGCGACTTTTATCATCATCGGCTACTTCTTCGCCCTCTCCCTAAAACATAAATGA